Proteins co-encoded in one Juglans regia cultivar Chandler chromosome 16, Walnut 2.0, whole genome shotgun sequence genomic window:
- the LOC108980412 gene encoding probable folate-biopterin transporter 7: MVSSSEGGDPNPIRKLLGLGFWVQGFRCFPLMALNFFLKDGLNVDSSALQLLLNSSNFPMVAKPLYGIVSDAVYINGQHRIPYIAVGALLQALSWLAIAIISPSSISIFTITVYLLLSNLGASIAEVANDAIVAEVGKQPTSSSKISQPSSSGELQSYVWMASSAGGVLGNLLGGIVIDRFSPQTMFLFFCLLLALQFFITVTVLESSLNLPKSKVNAGIRKQLSQLSAALRKPEIAYSITWFAASYAIIPALTGTMFFYQTQYLKIDSSVLGLSKVFGQAAMLLWSFIYNRHLKTVPPRKLISAIQALMAVFMISDVLFVKGFYKMMGVPDAVYVVIFSGLLEVLFFFKILPFSVLMARFCPPGCEGSLMAFVMSAIALAFIVSGFLGVALASYVGVTGDQFSGFPLALLIQAMCTVLPIYWLSYVPDDLKFKSRTKKE; this comes from the exons ATGGTGTCGTCTTCAGAGGGTGGGGATCCGAACCCGATCCGAAAGCTTCTGGGGCTCGGGTTCTGGGTTCAGGGCTTCAGGTGCTTCCCATTGATGGCTTTGAACTTCTTTCTCAAGGACGGCCTCAATGTCGACTCCTCCGCGCTCCAGCTCCTCCTCAACTCCTCCAACTTCCCCATGGTCGCCAAGCCTCTCTACGGCATAGTTTCTGACGCTGTCTACATCAATGGCCAGCATCGCATTCCCTACATCGCCGTCGGAG CTTTATTACAAGCACTGTCATGGCTAGCTATAGCAATAATCTCCCCGTCAAGCATCTCAATCTTCACCATTACTGTATATCTCCTCCTCAGTAACCTTGGCGCTTCAATAGCGGAAGTTGCGAATGACGCCATTGTTGCAGAGGTAGGAAAACAACCAACTTCCTCTTCTAAAATTTCTCAACCGTCTTCCTCAGGAGAGCTCCAATCATATGTTTGGATGGCTTCCTCTGCTGGTGGAGTCCTTGGAAACCTCCTAGGTGGTATTGTGATTGATCGGTTCTCTCCCCAAACTATGTTCCTGTTTTTTTGCCTGCTCCTTGCTCTCCAGTTTTTCATCACCGTTACTGTTCTCGAAAGCTCTCTTAACCTTCCCAAGAGCAAAGTCAATGCTGGGATTAGAAAACAACTTTCACAGCTCTCAGCCGCATTAAGAAAACCTGAGATTGCTTACTCAATAACATGGTTTGCAGCATCTTATGCCATAATTCCAGCACTAACTGGCACCATGTTCTTTTACCAGACGCAATATTTGAAGATTGATTCATCAGTATTGGGTCTCTCTAAGGTGTTTGGTCAGGCAGCTATGCTTCTATGGAGCTTTATCTATAATCGTCACTTGAAGACAGTCCCACCAAGGAAACTGATTTCAGCTATTCAGGCATTGATGGCTGTATTTATGATATCAGACGTGTTGTTTGTGAAGGGGTTCTACAAAATGATGGGTGTGCCGGATGCTGTCTATGTTGTGATTTTCTCAGGCTTATTGGAggttctcttctttttcaagaTTCTGCCGTTCAGTGTTCTGATGGCGCGGTTCTGTCCTCCAGGATGTGAAGGATCCCTAATGGCATTTGTCATGTCTGCTATAGCCCTCGCATTCATAGTGAGTGGATTCCTTGGCGTTGCACTTGCATCATATGTTGGGGTTACAGGAGATCAGTTTTCTGGGTTTCCTCTTGCCCTCCTAATACAGGCAATGTGCACGGTTTTGCCAATTTATTGGTTATCCTATGTACCTGATGACCTGAAATTCAAATCCAGGACTAAAAAGGAGTAA
- the LOC108980411 gene encoding uncharacterized protein LOC108980411: protein MASKSQPFSWSRRLLNYQVLKRPPNSPLHFSRKISSCPQFPTSQTQTFSFLTKTHYSTSTSRVVQDLLAEVERERQRERDQRKRAGLDTKDIDAEDEEDYMGVMPLIEKLEKEKLKDTGDLNQYEEPTDSDSDDDDERFSAEAVKKRWDQFERKFKRHEELLKYFTEAETLDDAFKWMSKIDKFEQKHFQLRPEYRVIGELMNRLKVAEGKDKFILQQKLNRAMRLIEWKEAYDPNNPANFGVIQHEQVGPSADLLEHAGFEKEKQMILGDDDDEEEFDDMKERDDILLEKLNAIDKILEEKLAELDHTFGKKGKILEEEIRDLAEERNELTEKKRRPLYRKGFDVKLIDVNRTCKVTKGGQVVKYTAILACGNYHGVVGFAKAKGPAIPVALQKAYEKCFQNLHYVERHEEHTIAHAIQTSYKKTKVYLWPAPTRTGMKAGKTVQTILHLAGFKNIKSKVIGSRNPHNTVKALFKALNAVETPKDVQEKFGRTVVEKYLL, encoded by the exons ATGGCCTCCAAATCACAACCTTTCTCATGGTCGCGCCGCCTCCTCAACTACCAAGTACTGAAAAGACCCCCCAATTCGCCACTCCACTTTTCCCGCAAAATCTCCAGTTGCCCACAGTTTCCCACCTCCCAAACGCAGACTTTCTCGTTTTTAACTAAGACCCATTATTCCACTTCCACATCTAGGGTGGTTCAGGACCTTCTGGCcgaggttgagagagagaggcagagagaaaGGGATCAGAGGAAAAGGGCTGGCTTGGACACCAAAGACATTGACGCCGAGGATGAGGAGGACTACATGGGGGTTATGCCATTGATAGAGAAGCTTGAAAAGGAGAAGCTGAAGGACACCGGGGACTTGAACCAGTACGAAGAGCCTACGGACTCCGATAGCGATGACGACGACGAGCGTTTTAGCGCTGAGGCCGTGAAGAAGAGGTGGGATCAATTCGAGAGGAAGTTCAAGCGGCACGAGGAGCTGCTTAAGTACTTCACTGAGGCGG AAACACTTGATGATGCCTTCAAATGGATGAGTAAAATAGACAAGTTTGAGCAAAAACATTTCCAACTCCGCCCTGAATATCGGGTGATTGGTGAGTTGATGAACCGTTTGAAAGTAGCTGAGGGAAAGGATAAATTCATTCTTCAGCAAAAACTGAATAGAGCTATGAGGCTGATAGAATGGAAGGAAGCTTATGATCCTAACAATCCTGCCAATTTTGGGGTTATTCAGCATGAACAAGTTGGGCCCTCTGCTGATCTTTTGGAGCATGCTGGATTTGAGAAGGAGAAGCAAATGATAttgggtgatgatgatgatgaggaagagtTTGATGACATGAAAGAGAGGGATGACATACTTTTGGAGAAGCTTAATGCCATTGACAAAATACTTGAAGAGAAGCTAGCAGAGTTGGATCATACgtttggaaagaagggtaagATTCTAGAGGAAGAGATTAGAGATCTTGCCGAGGAGAGAAATGAGTTgacagagaagaaaagaagaccTCTTTACAGGAAA GGCTTTGATGTGAAATTGATTGATGTGAATCGAACCTGTAAAGTTACAAAG GGTGGACAAGTGGTCAAATACACTGCTATTTTAGCTTGTGGAAACTATCATGGTGTTGTTGGCTTTGCTAAAGCCAAAGGCCCGGCAATTCCTGTTGCTCTTCAAAAG GCATATGAGAAATGCTTTCAGAATCTCCACTATGTGGAACGGCATGAGGAGCATACAATTGCACATGCAATACAAACATCCTATAAAAAGACAAAG GTGTATCTCTGGCCTGCACCCACTAGGACAGGTATGAAAGCAGGGAAAACTGTCCAAACAATATTGCATTTAGCTGGTTTTAAAAATATCAAGTCTAAG GTCATTGGCTCAAGAAATCCTCACAACACTGTGAAGGCTCTCTTCAAAGCTCTCAATGCG GTTGAAACTCCAAAGGATGTTCAAGAAAAGTTTGGGCGGACTGTTGTTGAGAAGTACTTGCTTTGA
- the LOC108980413 gene encoding maltose excess protein 1-like, chloroplastic isoform X1: protein MAESLVVSYRSRAPVGLQRRSLPQNYCHSLPLPKPLLSLTLKSPLSLKYNSVATLLHRRVISCPAPAALDSDVPHTLHEGSVKHGSSKSFEQWDSLTAKFSGAASIPFLLLQLPQIILNASNLLAGNKTALLAVPWLGMCTGLLGNLSLLSYFTKKRENEVIIVQTLGVLSQFVVFAQLALAEAMPLPYFVATSVVVAAGLVLNFMNYFDCLNAAIWRLWEDFITVGGLSVLPQIMWSTFVPYIPNSIFPGAVAFVIAMVAVIMARTGKLSEKGVKFVGAISGWTATLLFMWMPVAQMWTNFLNPDNIKGLSTFSMLLAMMGNGLMIPRALFMRDFMWFLGSTWATLFYGYGNILCLYCFNAISRECFFAATTGLFLWIGMALWKDTVVYGYGSPFTSLKELVFGS, encoded by the exons ATGGCCGAGTCTCTTGTGGTTTCCTATCGTAGTCGGGCACCGGTTGGTCTTCAACGTCGTTCTTTGCCCCAAAACTACTGCCATTCACTTCCATTGCCGAAGCCACTCCTCTCTTTGACCCTCAAAAGCCCTCTCTCTTTGAAATACAACTCTGTTGCTACTTTGCTTCATCGCCGAGTCATCAGTTGTCCGGCTCCTGCCGCTCTTGACTCCGACGTCCCACATACTCTTCACGAG GGCTCAGTGAAACATGGGAGTAGTAAGAGCTTTGAGCAATGGGATTCATTAACAGCGAAGTTCTCGGGAGCAGCAAGTATTCCATTTCTGTTACTGCAACTTCCTCAGATCATCCTTAATGCAAGTAATCTTTTGGCAGGAAACAAAACGGCCCTTTTGGCGGTCCCATGGCTG GGGATGTGTACTGGTTTGCTTGGAAACCTTTCACTGCTCTCATACTTCACAAAAAAGAGGGAGAATGAAGTGATTATTGTGCAAACATTGGGCGTGTTATCACAATTTGTTGTATTTGCACAGCTTGCACTGGCAGAAGCCATGCCTCTGCCTTATTTTGTGGCGACTTcagttgttgttgctgctgggCTTGTATTGaatttcatgaattattttgacTGCCTCAATGCTGCAATCTGGCGCCTTTGGGAAGATTTTATTACCGTTGGCGGGCTATCTGTACTTCCCCAA ATTATGTGGTCCACTTTTGTCCCTTATATACCAAATAGTATCTTTCCAGGGGCAGTAGCTTTTGTTATAGCTATGGTGGCCGTTATTATG GCACGAACAGGCAAACTTTCTGAGAAAGGTGTGAAGTTTGTTGGAGCAATATCTGGGTGGACAGCTACCCTTCTCTTCATGTGGATGCCAGTTGCACAGATG TGGACAAATTTCCTAAATCCTGACAACATCAAAGGTTTATCAACTTTCTCAATGTTGCTTGCTATGATGGGAAATGGACTTATGATCCCACGTGCTCTCTTTATGCGTGATTTTATGTG GTTCCTTGGTTCAACTTGGGCTACATTGTTTTACGGATATGGGAACATTTTATGCTTGTACTG TTTCAACGCTATTAGTAGGGAATGCTTCTTCGCAGCAACAACTGGTTTGTTTTTGTGGATAG GAATGGCTCTGTGGAAAGATACCGTAGTATATGGTTATGGCTCACCTTTCACATCTCTAAAGGAGTTGGTTTTCGGTTCTTAA
- the LOC108980413 gene encoding maltose excess protein 1, chloroplastic-like isoform X2, which yields MADRALPWNLRDTMLQMQGMCTGLLGNLSLLSYFTKKRENEVIIVQTLGVLSQFVVFAQLALAEAMPLPYFVATSVVVAAGLVLNFMNYFDCLNAAIWRLWEDFITVGGLSVLPQIMWSTFVPYIPNSIFPGAVAFVIAMVAVIMARTGKLSEKGVKFVGAISGWTATLLFMWMPVAQMWTNFLNPDNIKGLSTFSMLLAMMGNGLMIPRALFMRDFMWFLGSTWATLFYGYGNILCLYCFNAISRECFFAATTGLFLWIGMALWKDTVVYGYGSPFTSLKELVFGS from the exons ATGGCTG ATAGGGCATTGCCCTGGAACCTAAGGGACACAATGTTGCAAATGCAGGGGATGTGTACTGGTTTGCTTGGAAACCTTTCACTGCTCTCATACTTCACAAAAAAGAGGGAGAATGAAGTGATTATTGTGCAAACATTGGGCGTGTTATCACAATTTGTTGTATTTGCACAGCTTGCACTGGCAGAAGCCATGCCTCTGCCTTATTTTGTGGCGACTTcagttgttgttgctgctgggCTTGTATTGaatttcatgaattattttgacTGCCTCAATGCTGCAATCTGGCGCCTTTGGGAAGATTTTATTACCGTTGGCGGGCTATCTGTACTTCCCCAA ATTATGTGGTCCACTTTTGTCCCTTATATACCAAATAGTATCTTTCCAGGGGCAGTAGCTTTTGTTATAGCTATGGTGGCCGTTATTATG GCACGAACAGGCAAACTTTCTGAGAAAGGTGTGAAGTTTGTTGGAGCAATATCTGGGTGGACAGCTACCCTTCTCTTCATGTGGATGCCAGTTGCACAGATG TGGACAAATTTCCTAAATCCTGACAACATCAAAGGTTTATCAACTTTCTCAATGTTGCTTGCTATGATGGGAAATGGACTTATGATCCCACGTGCTCTCTTTATGCGTGATTTTATGTG GTTCCTTGGTTCAACTTGGGCTACATTGTTTTACGGATATGGGAACATTTTATGCTTGTACTG TTTCAACGCTATTAGTAGGGAATGCTTCTTCGCAGCAACAACTGGTTTGTTTTTGTGGATAG GAATGGCTCTGTGGAAAGATACCGTAGTATATGGTTATGGCTCACCTTTCACATCTCTAAAGGAGTTGGTTTTCGGTTCTTAA